A window of Metabacillus sp. B2-18 contains these coding sequences:
- a CDS encoding hydroxymethylglutaryl-CoA lyase: MKWPLSVSIKEVGPRDGLQNEKKFISTEDKIQWINQLSHTGLSYIEITSFVHPKWIPALADAYSVAKGIERVEGVTYAALVPNQKGLEKALDANIDEVSIFLSASETHNRKNINKSINETLTILTDVVQESLSSGKSVRGYISTVFGCPYEGHVSVQKTMRICEELFEMGVYEVSLGDTIGVTTPKQVQEITTEMLKRFHSDKLAMHFHDTRGTALANVTASLNLGITRFDSSIGGLGGCPYAPGASGNVATDDLLYMLEGMEIETGISKDKIHNAALFIQEKIGRSLASHSLQVYQAMQS; encoded by the coding sequence GTGAAGTGGCCACTATCAGTTTCAATTAAGGAAGTTGGCCCTCGTGATGGCTTACAAAATGAGAAGAAATTTATTTCAACTGAAGATAAAATACAATGGATTAATCAACTTTCACATACAGGATTATCTTATATTGAAATTACATCATTTGTTCACCCAAAGTGGATTCCAGCTTTAGCTGATGCGTACTCTGTTGCAAAAGGAATCGAACGAGTTGAAGGTGTAACTTATGCTGCACTTGTTCCAAATCAAAAGGGTCTTGAAAAGGCACTTGATGCAAACATAGATGAAGTATCTATCTTTCTTTCTGCAAGTGAAACACATAATCGAAAAAACATTAACAAATCAATAAATGAGACTTTAACTATTCTTACTGATGTTGTACAAGAGTCTCTATCTTCCGGAAAATCAGTTAGAGGCTATATATCAACTGTTTTTGGATGTCCATATGAGGGTCATGTTTCTGTACAAAAAACAATGCGCATTTGTGAAGAGTTATTTGAAATGGGAGTTTATGAAGTATCTTTAGGTGATACAATTGGTGTTACTACTCCCAAACAAGTACAAGAGATTACCACCGAGATGTTAAAAAGGTTTCATTCGGATAAACTAGCGATGCATTTTCATGATACAAGAGGAACTGCGCTCGCGAATGTAACCGCTTCCTTGAATTTAGGGATTACTCGATTTGACAGTTCTATAGGAGGCCTTGGAGGGTGTCCCTATGCACCGGGTGCATCGGGAAATGTAGCAACAGATGATTTACTATATATGTTAGAAGGAATGGAAATAGAAACAGGTATATCTAAGGATAAAATCCACAATGCTGCTTTATTTATTCAAGAAAAAATCGGACGGTCATTAGCCAGTCATAGCCTACAAGTATATCAAGCAATGCAATCATAA
- a CDS encoding acetyl-CoA carboxylase biotin carboxyl carrier protein subunit: MSHIQANMAGSVWKILVKVGEDVAEGQDVVILESMKMEIPISAEESGLIKRINVNEGDFVNEGDVLVEYE, translated from the coding sequence TTGAGTCACATACAAGCAAATATGGCCGGAAGCGTTTGGAAAATACTAGTCAAGGTTGGGGAAGACGTTGCAGAAGGTCAAGATGTGGTGATTTTAGAATCCATGAAAATGGAAATTCCGATAAGCGCTGAAGAAAGTGGACTGATAAAAAGAATTAATGTAAACGAAGGTGATTTTGTCAACGAGGGTGATGTATTGGTTGAATATGAATAG
- a CDS encoding YueI family protein — protein sequence MDRIDEYIQQGITGPREINPDERRKFLGTLRERVVVALTQSQVREKGTYSEVEELMKQNKEATLFLNGKMNYTYLSDYIKLANNVGNKYLISTDKEHDTDLGLVLAFDYAIDKENIYITKKENSQTPEQDTDENHLVQFFKKLF from the coding sequence TTGGATCGTATAGACGAATACATTCAACAAGGAATCACTGGTCCTCGTGAAATCAATCCAGATGAACGAAGGAAATTTCTTGGCACCTTAAGAGAAAGAGTCGTTGTTGCCTTAACACAATCTCAAGTTAGAGAAAAAGGCACCTATTCTGAAGTGGAAGAGTTAATGAAACAAAATAAAGAAGCAACATTATTTCTCAATGGAAAGATGAATTATACGTATTTGTCTGACTATATTAAGCTTGCAAATAATGTTGGGAATAAGTATCTTATATCAACAGATAAAGAGCATGATACTGATTTAGGACTTGTTTTAGCCTTTGATTATGCTATTGATAAGGAGAATATATACATAACAAAAAAAGAGAATTCACAAACCCCTGAACAAGATACTGATGAAAATCACCTTGTTCAGTTTTTTAAGAAATTATTTTAA
- a CDS encoding IS110 family transposase: protein MDFKQNHKINQVTEKTLVVGIDIAKRKHFACFVDDRGRVLQKSFSVLQSNDGFQHFYHRILTAMKEHEKTEVIVGIEPTGHYWLNLAYFLDERGIPLAMANPLHVKRSKELDDNLPTKHDRKDALVIARLIKDGRFSYPRILKDIEAELRVGSTFRGKLTEEFGAVKNMMIRWLDRYFPEFTQVFPSFGKMALAVLECTPFPSDLFQKQPDEVLSLYRQVEGLKSPQRPKAIQLIEVSSNSIGVTEGREMARIEIATLVRRYNQLEQEIESITQQLVTLVQTSVEYEWLSTVQGLGDTTIVDLLAEIGSFSHYEDPRQIIKLAGLTLRENSSGQHKGQKHISKRGRRKLRALLFRVMMPMVRHNEAFRKLHEYYTNRKVNPLRKKQSIVVLCGKLIKVLHGISTKHKAFDAQRMMKDIPSLAEAM, encoded by the coding sequence ATGGATTTTAAACAAAACCATAAAATAAATCAAGTCACTGAAAAAACACTCGTTGTCGGAATCGACATTGCGAAGCGAAAACATTTCGCCTGCTTTGTAGATGATCGTGGGAGAGTGCTCCAAAAATCATTTTCTGTATTACAGTCTAATGATGGTTTCCAGCATTTTTATCATCGTATTCTAACTGCGATGAAAGAACACGAAAAAACAGAAGTCATCGTAGGGATTGAACCTACTGGCCATTACTGGCTTAATTTAGCCTATTTCCTTGATGAACGAGGCATTCCCCTCGCAATGGCTAATCCTTTGCACGTCAAGCGTTCAAAAGAGTTGGACGACAATTTACCAACCAAACATGACCGCAAGGATGCACTGGTGATCGCTCGTCTCATAAAAGATGGACGCTTTAGTTATCCACGTATTTTGAAAGACATTGAGGCGGAACTTCGTGTTGGGTCAACATTTAGAGGTAAGTTGACAGAGGAATTTGGTGCTGTCAAAAATATGATGATTCGCTGGTTAGATCGATATTTTCCAGAATTCACTCAGGTGTTTCCGTCATTCGGGAAAATGGCTCTGGCAGTACTTGAATGTACTCCATTTCCAAGTGATCTATTTCAAAAGCAGCCAGATGAAGTCTTATCGCTTTACCGACAGGTTGAGGGGCTAAAATCTCCCCAACGACCAAAAGCAATACAACTTATTGAAGTCAGTTCTAACTCCATCGGAGTAACAGAAGGACGTGAGATGGCCCGTATTGAAATTGCCACGCTCGTTCGCCGTTACAACCAGTTGGAACAAGAAATTGAAAGCATTACACAGCAATTAGTTACGCTTGTACAAACGTCTGTAGAGTACGAATGGCTCTCAACGGTTCAAGGACTCGGCGATACCACAATCGTTGATTTGTTGGCCGAAATCGGTAGCTTTTCACACTATGAAGATCCACGCCAAATCATTAAACTTGCGGGATTAACTTTACGTGAAAACTCTTCCGGCCAGCACAAAGGGCAAAAACATATCTCCAAACGGGGAAGAAGAAAGCTTCGTGCCCTCCTTTTCCGAGTGATGATGCCAATGGTTCGCCATAATGAAGCCTTTCGAAAGCTGCATGAATATTACACTAACCGTAAGGTTAACCCGTTACGGAAGAAGCAATCTATTGTGGTTCTATGCGGAAAACTAATAAAAGTCTTACATGGAATAAGTACAAAGCACAAAGCTTTTGACGCACAGCGAATGATGAAGGATATTCCTAGTCTCGCAGAGGCTATGTAA
- a CDS encoding ArsA family ATPase: MIKEEKILFVGGKGGVGKSTSAAAIALMLANLGEKTLLVSTDPAHNVGDIFHKTLKNDPIQVYPGLDALEIDPSIETSNYIKKVKENIRGVVKSHMQQEVYRQIDAASSAPGAEEASLFDRIVSIILDEGKAYDRIIFDTAPTGHTLRLLTLPELMSVWIDGMLERRKKRNDTYTQLLNDGEPVEDPVFQVLQQRKTRFMNVRKILLNKNKTGFIFILNPERLSIIETSKAVKTLADHDLHVSTLFINKILSQDVEGDFWQKRKKNEQDYLTWIEKEFAQQDKHYIPLFETDINSLELLKSFATYLNNHLKTT; encoded by the coding sequence ATGATTAAGGAAGAAAAAATCTTGTTTGTTGGTGGCAAAGGCGGTGTTGGAAAATCAACAAGTGCGGCAGCAATCGCCTTAATGCTTGCAAATCTTGGGGAAAAAACCTTATTAGTGTCAACTGATCCAGCACATAATGTTGGTGATATTTTTCACAAAACTCTTAAAAATGATCCAATTCAAGTGTATCCGGGTTTGGATGCGCTTGAAATTGACCCATCTATTGAAACAAGCAACTATATTAAAAAGGTTAAGGAAAACATACGTGGTGTTGTAAAGTCACATATGCAACAAGAGGTATACCGGCAGATTGATGCTGCAAGTTCGGCGCCAGGTGCTGAGGAGGCATCATTATTTGACCGTATTGTTTCCATTATCCTTGATGAGGGAAAAGCATATGATCGAATAATCTTTGATACAGCTCCAACCGGGCATACGTTAAGATTATTAACACTTCCTGAGCTTATGAGCGTGTGGATTGATGGAATGCTTGAGCGGAGAAAAAAGCGAAATGATACCTATACACAGCTCTTGAATGATGGTGAGCCAGTCGAAGATCCTGTTTTTCAAGTTCTTCAACAGCGTAAAACACGTTTTATGAATGTGAGAAAAATTCTTCTAAACAAGAATAAGACAGGCTTTATCTTTATTTTAAACCCAGAACGATTATCAATCATAGAAACGTCTAAAGCCGTCAAAACGCTAGCTGATCATGATTTACATGTTAGCACTCTTTTTATCAATAAAATTCTATCACAAGACGTTGAGGGAGATTTTTGGCAAAAAAGAAAGAAAAATGAACAAGATTATCTTACTTGGATTGAAAAAGAGTTTGCCCAGCAGGATAAGCATTATATCCCTTTGTTTGAAACAGATATTAATTCTTTGGAACTTTTAAAAAGCTTTGCAACATACTTGAACAACCATTTAAAAACAACATAA
- a CDS encoding cory-CC-star protein produces the protein MGLSSIKKILQLYDDILSVQHRTEIARELRDEDDLFLFLCLSETLGLPNPAFYYTLELYPYIIEKFHDWHLRMGMEKSPLDGIRCC, from the coding sequence ATAGGACTTTCCTCCATTAAGAAAATACTTCAGCTATATGACGATATTCTCTCTGTTCAACATCGAACGGAAATAGCAAGAGAACTTAGAGATGAAGATGATTTGTTTTTATTTCTTTGTTTATCGGAAACATTAGGTCTTCCAAATCCAGCGTTTTACTACACGCTTGAGCTTTATCCTTATATAATTGAAAAATTTCATGATTGGCACTTGCGAATGGGAATGGAGAAGTCTCCATTAGATGGAATACGATGTTGCTAG
- a CDS encoding M20 family metallopeptidase, translating to MESFIYQQKKEMLTFIEKLVNIDSSSYDKEGVDQIGRILQDNYTALGFHVKVIPQENYGNHLVIQHKEAKNPNIVIIAHMDTVFPKGTAIERPFKIEGNRAYGPGVIDMKSSQAAVLYAIKALLNEGHKGYKNIKIILNSDEEIGSPTSRSLIESEAKGMRYALVMEPARKDGSLVTARRGKGNYTLIVEGKAAHSGIEPEKGRSAIEELAHKIIQLHELSDHENGISVNVGLIEGGSSANTVSDHAEAQIDVRMKEIEQVEIIEERLEEICSTTEVSGTKIVLEGEMNRPPMEKNKKTRALLRIIQDVGDEIGIEIEDTATGGGSDASFTSSLGVATIDGLGPVGGNAHSDKEYLEIPSLVERTLLLATIIERLSKVK from the coding sequence ATGGAATCATTTATATATCAGCAAAAAAAAGAAATGCTGACTTTTATTGAAAAATTAGTAAATATAGATAGCAGCTCATATGATAAAGAAGGTGTCGATCAAATTGGTCGCATACTACAGGATAACTACACGGCACTAGGTTTTCATGTAAAGGTCATTCCACAAGAAAATTACGGAAATCATTTGGTTATTCAGCATAAAGAAGCAAAAAATCCAAACATCGTTATTATAGCTCATATGGATACAGTTTTTCCGAAAGGAACGGCAATAGAAAGACCTTTTAAAATTGAAGGCAATCGAGCATATGGACCGGGTGTTATTGATATGAAATCTAGTCAAGCCGCTGTTTTATATGCTATAAAAGCATTACTAAACGAAGGACATAAAGGCTATAAAAACATTAAAATTATCCTTAATAGTGATGAAGAAATTGGTTCACCAACATCACGATCTCTCATTGAAAGTGAAGCAAAAGGTATGAGATATGCTCTCGTCATGGAACCTGCACGAAAGGATGGCTCATTGGTAACAGCGCGCAGAGGGAAAGGTAATTACACGCTTATTGTTGAAGGAAAAGCGGCACATTCGGGGATTGAGCCTGAAAAAGGTCGAAGTGCAATTGAAGAGCTGGCACATAAAATTATTCAACTACATGAACTTTCTGATCATGAAAATGGCATTAGCGTTAATGTAGGTTTAATTGAAGGCGGCTCAAGTGCTAACACAGTTTCTGACCATGCGGAAGCTCAAATTGATGTGCGAATGAAAGAAATCGAGCAGGTTGAAATCATTGAAGAACGACTCGAGGAAATTTGTTCAACTACTGAAGTGTCTGGAACGAAAATTGTTTTAGAAGGTGAAATGAATCGACCTCCAATGGAGAAAAATAAAAAAACAAGAGCATTGCTTCGAATTATACAAGATGTTGGAGATGAAATTGGCATTGAAATAGAAGATACGGCAACAGGCGGTGGCTCTGACGCATCCTTTACCTCCTCACTTGGAGTTGCAACGATAGATGGTTTAGGCCCTGTTGGTGGAAATGCTCATAGTGATAAAGAATATTTGGAAATACCGAGCTTAGTAGAAAGAACTCTTCTTTTGGCAACCATTATCGAACGATTATCAAAAGTTAAGTAA